TGGCAGTGCCTGATGTTCGTGCAATTTCTGATCGATGAGCTGAGTTTAATTAGCATCCAAATTCTTGGTGATAATATTATGTTTTTTGAAGAAGTTATATAAATGCGCATTTAGCCTAAGGCCTTGCTAGCTTTTGCAACTCGTTTAGTGTGACCTAAAGATGAAAATTGGAAAAGATAGATTCCTATGCGCACTATATACATGCGACACACATCCTAACACATTCACTCTATTCTGCTGGTAACCAGCAGcaatgtttttctctcacaccaaatcaacaCCAGCTAACAGCTATCAGCCAGCCACcaatacttttctctcacagcaaatcagcaccaacaaccagccacagccagccaaaCAGAGCGACACATCGAGGTTCACTGTGAAAACCAAACAAACGCCTAGCCAAGCAATTAAGTAGGACTCACCTAGAAGGTGGGGTATGTAAAGAATGCCTACAAGGTGGTAATGGCATCTGACGCTGTTGTTTTTCAAACTCACCACTTCACCTTGTTGTAACCCTACTAACCCACCACGGCTTTGTTTTGAAGGGAATGAATCCTTATAGAGACTCAAACACTAGTTTAAAACTTATCCATCGACATCATCATGCTCCCGAGATGTTTGATTTCTTTGATGAATTGTGCTTCCTAGAGAGTCGATCATCATGCTTCAAAAATGTCTGACTTCTTGATGATTTGGTCTCCCTATAAAATATTTAAACTCTGGAAAATCATCACTTTACAATTCTTCACCACCAAAATTTCTTATTGACTTCATTTCTCAAAATACTTGTTTTTGGATGACTCAAGTGTTTGAAAAAAAGCCTTGCAAATTCCACTTGGATAGGTAAGAATAAATTGCACCAAATTCATACCATTTTTACAGCAGAATACCCAAAAACAAAtgccaccaaaacaaaagaaaaaactacATAGTAAAAATCTAAATGAAAAACTATCACTCTCGGCAGTAAATTGCAAAAATTAACCGGAGTTTAGTGCAAACCGATCCACACCTGCCCCTTTCCATCCTTTCCCCCCTCCACCCCCTTTCGTCGAAACGCCCAAATCCGCAGCTTCTCTTGGAGCCGAAAACAGGCACGAGATCGGAAACGCAAAAGTCAAACCAAAGtcaacgcggcggcggccacccacCCACCCCCGCGGCGCCGATGGAcgcgccccgcggcggcgcgcggcggccggcggcccccTCCGGCGCGGGTGCGGACcagcgccgcgcggcggcgcagcaggcgaTGGCGCGCATGGAGGAGATGATGCTCGCGCACGCGGGCGCCGCGGGCGAGTTCAGCATCATCCTCGACGCGCCGCTCCCGTCGCTCCAGCAGTACCGCCGccaccctgcgccgccgtcgggCGTCCCCCCGGCCTCGTCCTCCCCGTTCCGCCGCGGCGGGAAGGACGGCGCTGGCGGAGGGCGCGACGAGGTGTTGGTCcccgcgcgcctgcgccgcGACGGGAGTGGCCACGACGCCGCCCTCGGCGACGCGGGCGTctctcgccgcggcggcggcgctgacgtcGGCGCGCgacgggagcggcggccggatgGTGCCGCGCGCGAGCGCGGTGAGGAGGGGGAAGAGGTCGAGGCGCCGGTGCGGCTGACGGGCCCGCGGAGCGTGCGGAGGCCGGCCTCCCGCGGCGCGACGCCTCCCCCGAGGCCCGCTGAGGCGAAACGCGTggtcgcggaggaggaggaggaggagggggaagaggagatgccgctgcagctgctggcgcgcggcgggcggagctcgagcgcgaCGACGCCCGCGgacgcgccgcctccgccgcaacCGCAAGCGGTGGAGACCGCCCCCGCCGCCACAAGGCCGTCGAGCCGGCGGTCGAGTCGGGAGGTCGGCGTGAGGCCAGTTGTGGCTGAGGTGGCGGCGAACGTGGACTCTGACGTGGAGAGCGTTgggcggcggagcagccggggGAGCGAGGATGGCGGCGAGGACGCGGTGGCGTTGCCCAGGCCGTTGGCGACGATCGTGGCCCGAGACCGGAGCAGGAGCAACTCGCCCGCGATAAGTAATGTCAAAGATGATAGCTTTCTTACGGTTTTTGTGCCGAGCAATTCGTTTGAAACAACTAAGAATTTCGCTTCAACGAAGATAGAAACAAGTTAGGAAATTTATGCAAATTGTTTTGCTCTTCGTAGGCTCTGTTTTATGCTCTGTTTTGAAACGAGTAGATTAGGAAAATGTTTGCTTTAATTTTTGTAACTAAAAAACTAGCACATGAGGCACTGGTGAATGTAGGTTTTGAAGTTGTCATTACGGTCTGTTCTCTGTTCTCAACTTATTTACGGTTAAATGCTAATGGTGGCTGATAACTGACTGCATTGCATTGGTGTTACGCTGTTTTTCCTTCTCCAACAATTTTCAGTTATTACTGGTAGGATCCTTACTGGTAATGCGGGCTGTAGTTATTATGTAAAAATGGTGTTGCTGCACTGGATGTTTCTTGTTTATGCATTCTTTTTCTCCGATGCTGCTGCATTTGATGTTTCTTGTTGATAGAATTTAATCTTTGATGCATCACGCTGAACATAAAGGTTTTTTTGGTTGGGTACCAAAGTGAAGGGGATTTGAATTCTTGGTTCATACAATTACTTGTCcttttattttcaaaatactGTCAACCTCGGATGTTGAAGCAAACCTATCGTACTCGAatgattttgtatttttcagTTGTCCTATGAAATGGCGCGCCTTATTTCCTTTGTCCCTCTTTACCTAGTTAGGTCGGAATGGTGTGGACTCGGCTGCAGTGAATCGTCCACCATCAACAGGAAGGTCAACATTTGCACCACCAATTGGCGTTAATGTGAACCCTCTACAAGCTGTGGAAATGCCCAATGGGACATCTAGGGATAGAAGGTGAATTGTGAAGCTTTTTGAGATAATTCTCTTGCTATTGTGTTTGTCATATTGACAATTGTTTCCAAAACAGATGTCACTGCCATTCTATTAACAATTTTTTGCCCCAGTTCATAGTTGACACTTACAATTTTTGGTCTGCGAACTTAGTAGATTGTTGATTTTCATACATTGCACAACAAGAGACGAGCCTTAGTTAAAGCCTGTACTACTACTATATTGATGCTTTCTTCAGTTCTTAAGCGCCTAGAAAATTGCAGTGATGTTCTCTTTTGAATATTGCTTTGTGTGTTATTTTTTCATACACCACCCTCAATGCCTCAATGTCTTTTTGTTGGCGTAGGCAAGTATGCCtgacattttttattttcagtttTCCTTGAagtataaataaatatattttctgCTATTGATATCATAATTAGAAATTAGTCTGACTTCCTTCCAGCTTCTTTCACTAGTGAACCAAATCTAGTCCATCTTTAAATAGCTGGGATTAAAGTCTGATATTTCAAATGTGCTGTAGGGCTGTTTATCCAGATCCCACTTTCGCCCAGTCCACACGGTCACGAGACTCACATGACAGTTCAACAGTAACAGAAGAGGTTTGTTGCAAAGCTTCCTAGTCAACCTTCTACATTCTGTAGTGAACTATTAGTGAACTGTTACAAGGCTTTCATCAATAATATTGATATTTTTTCCATTGAAGAAATCTGACAAATGCTGGTTTTGTTTTTCAGCTTGAAATGCTAAAAGATGAGAACGTTAATCTTTTGGAGAAGGTGTGCTATGAATCTTGTTTGTATTGGAGTAATGAATTCCATGAATCAGAAAATAGAAGTTTCTCCGCCTCACAAAACTTGTGGTAATACTTTGTTTTCCATATTCAGCTTGGCCTAGCAGAAGAGAAACTTAGACAATCTGAAGCCCGGACATTGGAGCTTGAGAAACAGGTATTTTGCTTAGCATTTCAAGTTTCTGATAATTATCCCAGAGTCTCCGTCATTCAACTGTAAAACTCTATATATGTAATTCATAGTTATGCAGCTTGTTTCAGAAATCTGAGATGTAATAATGTGTTTGAAGAGTTTCTCAACATGCATCATATTATTGCTTCACAATATAAGGGCATAATCAAGAGGATATATAAGCCTGTTCTCACAATGTAGTATACTTTTTCTCGCATTTAAATTATTCCTGCAAACATGAAAGATCATCCAATCTGGGTTTGAGCTTAAACTAGAATAGTCACTTCCTTTTATGGGTTCACTAAGCGAATTGTTTGCTTTTGTATCCCTTCAGGGTAAATAAGAACTTAAAAAGTAGTGTGACCAATGTGATTGGATAATTTAATCATGAATCGGACATATGATATCCATTTTATATCTTTGTTGTCTACATTTATGCACAGGTTGCTAATCTTGGTGATGGGTTGTCTATGGAAGTAAAGCTTATGAAAAGGTATTTATAACTCATTTTGGATTTCTTGCACAATGATTTTCCTATCATTTGATCCATGACTTCCCCTTATGGATGCAGGCGGGAGGAGATGCTTGTAAGAAAGGAGGTACATGATTAATTTGGCATGTTTATCTATTTACATTAACAGTGATCATCTGGATTTTCTGAAATTGAGTTCTCCACTTGTGACTTGTTAAAAAAACATTCCATTCTGAAAGTGTAATGCAGGAACTAATTCCTTCATTTGATTGTCTGAAGTGGCCTGATAACACAGTAATCTGAGTTTTGGTAGAATATTTGCTACTCTAGGCAGTTTCTTTACCTCCTAGATATTACAGAATGATATGATATTGATACATATACATTCCTGGtataaaaacagcaagagaTAAGAAAAGCTCTTATATCCAAGAATGGTAAAAGTGAGGAACTTGCCATTCTTCAACAACAGCTACAGGTAAGGTGCTAACCTATGCCCTACAGTAAGCAATATTATGAGTTCAGTTATCAGTTATCACAACTGTTGTTTTCTGTTCTAGTCTGCAAGAGAAGAGGCATCTGCTGCTGTAAAGAAACTCCAAGAAGCTGAAACTGAAACAAAAGACTTACGTACAATGACACGCAGGATGATCTTAAGCAAAGAAGAAATGGTTAATTTCCTTATCTGTTTTCCTTTTATCCAAAGATGCGATAAAGCATTGGTGTCTATTTTCTCGTGGAAGTGATTTCAAGAACATAATTATTGTACAGGAAGAAGTTGTCATGAAGAGGTGTTGGCTAGCCCGTTATTGGGGCTTGGCTGTTAAATATGGTAATTCAAAAGATGGCAACCTTTTCTTTCTGCAACAACTTCAACAGAACACTGGTTATATGTGATATATGGGGACCTACAAAATCAGTTTCCTAAAATTCCTGTCATTATTGGCTGTCTCCTtagtttataaattttttttagaaagcaGTGACCTTATTCcctattttctaacatttttttTACCGATTGGTACTTTGTTATTTTTGATTAAATTCTTGCAATTCTGCAGGCATCTATCCAGATATCTCCATGTCAAAACATGAATACTGGTCTTCGCTTGCGCCTCTTCCGTTTGAGTATGTAACATCTGCTGGACACAGAGCTAAGAATGGATCTGAAAAAGGAAGTGATGGTTTGGAAGAGGTAGACAAGCTTGTTCATGATTTGACTGTCACAGCAGGGGAAGGCAATGTAGAAACCATGCTTGCTGTTGATAAAGGACTTCAAGAACTAGCTTTCCTGAAGGTGCTTATCTTTTAACTTGGTTTCATccgtatttgttatgcattaaTTTTCATCAGTTCTCAGCACCTTAGGTTGCCTGGTTCCAAAGAAGACTTTCTAGatcaaaatttttcttttaccttttttttctGTTGCTCACTTTTCTGATTccttttacctttttttttctgtcgTTCACTTTTCTGatactcctaattattttggaGGTTGAGGATGGGGTACTTTTTGCTCTTGCCCAACATCATCGTTCTAATGTTGCTGGGCCAGCAGATCCAGGTCTTTTACTTTCATTGGTCTTCCTATTTGTTACTTACAATGCTCGGAGAATATTTTTCACTAAAGTTCTTTATGTAGTTAAGAATCAATTGATCAATTGTTCCTTCAGTGCCCTTATGAGACGTTTATGGTTCGGTGCTTCACATATGCAGATATCAAATCATCTGGTGATGAAAAATTCACTGAAGCATTCGGTAATGTTATCCATTTATTCTATTAACCATCGTATTAATAGATATATGAGAATGATGTTATTTCAGCACTTGTGGGCTGTAGCATCAACCTATACCATGTTCGTTATGTTAGGAAACTTTAATTCTTGACCAATACTCAATCTGGTTCTGCAGACTTAagcaaggaggaagaggaagatgtACAGTTCAAGCAGGTACCGTCCCTATTCCTTTTTTTCTGAGATTCTGACTTGAATCAGCAAGTTGGTTAATTTTGTGCCAAGTTTCCAACAAAATGCATTTTTGCTTCATTGTGACCGTGCCATCTCTTGTACATCTAATTCCTTTTCTGTTGCACCTTTTAGTAGATATAAAGTATTTGTTTTCTCTCTTCCAGTTGACCAGAACAGATTTTGTGTTGATTTTCAGTTCTGTGTTGTTTTTTTTATAGTAGTTCTGTGTTGTTGAACTAAGGCCTAAATGTATTTTGACAAAAAGGAAAAGTAAAGTGTCATTTATCACAATTACAATCAGTTCCGTAGAGCAGATAAATAATGAACTGCACGAggatgcaaaatattttttacaaattttttttcgcAATACACTTTGGTTGTATACCTAAGAATTATGACATGCCAGATATCTAATCTAGACTGCATAAATGCTAATGCTTTTAAGCTGTGGCCGTTAACTTTGGTGGCACCCAGGCTTGGCTCATCTATTTCTGGAGAAGAGCGAAAAACCATAACGTGGAAGAAGATATTGCTGAGGAGCGATTGCAGATGTGGATTGACCGAAATGGGCAGCAACCAACTTCACATGATGCTGTAGATggtatgtttttgtgcattgcTCCTCAGATTTCCGCATCCTTGGTTTTACCGGTGATTTCTTCTAGGCTTCACTTTTACCTTGTGCACTCTGCTTTTCCCAATCTCAACACACATTTTCCTACAGTCGAGCAAGGCCTGCACGAGCTGAGGAAGCTGGGGATCGAGCAGCTCCTGTGGGAGCTGTCCCGCCACGAGGTGAACCTCACGAAAGACGATCCATCCGATGTCGAGGATCTGACTTAACAGCCTCAGGAAGGCGAGCACACAGATCGAATCCAGTTTGGTTATCCATGTTTATCAGATACAAACTGGAGAACACTGTAAACATGTTTCTGGTTTTGCTTTTTCAGTTTTGTCCCAAACTGTTcattgattcttttttttcctcactGTACATAACTTTTGTGTCTCTTCTACTGTGTTGCAAAAGCAGCTTAAAGGGTGCAACAGGTTAAACCTAGTgttgtgtttgccgtgtgcctaacaCAATCATCGCATCTGTGTCACTATTTCTGAACCAAAGCGTTCCTTTTTGCTGTTCTTTTCGACCTGGCATAATAAGCAGGGCAAGGACTGCCACAAAGCACGAAAGTAGAATAGAAGTTGCTTCCAAGTTCCAATGTTTCTGAATTCTGGTATCTTTGATCCTGGATCCATTGCAGCGTCATTTTTTATCCTGATTTTGGAGAAAACATAATTCGAAGTAATTCTTGAGGAACCCCGGAGCAGTCTCTGCCCGGAAGAGGCTCTCGAGCCTGACGGAACGCTAGGACGGCAACCGGATCTTCCGTCAGAGCAGCGGTTAGTTGGCGCGCAACTTCCCCCGGTTTGAAATTTGAACAGTGGGCTCGCGGGGTTATCTGAAAGCCTCTCGTCTCTTGTCTTCTTCCCGAATCCGACTGCTGCATTCTACCATCGTCGGCGCTCTGCGTCTCTCTCGTTTGCGCTCGCCGGCtccaggggcgggcccaggatttGGAGGGTGGGTATCCAAAATTGACTatggcacaaatttttttttgacagcCTAGATTAAGGATTCATGACCAATAAATCAAACACTAAACAATAATTCTGACACAACAATAATGTACCAACTAGATGATCAACAAAATCATCATCACCAGGAAATTTACCGCTATCTTTGAACAAATAGCACACAAAGCAAAATATTAGAAATCACTCAATTAGCAATTAGCCCTTGATGTGCTCTTGCTCTAGTAATTAGAAAATTTCAAACCGGTGCTTGTGCTGGAGTTCACTAATCAGTTCGCTGTTCGCCCTCACGGCtccccctccccggccgccgggcgccggccggccggacggcccAAGCCGCGTCGCGGCGTCGACATCGCTGACTTCACCGCCGCGCAGCGCGGCAGCGCCGCAGCGGCTGCGCCCGTGCCCCGGGCCCTCGCCGCTTGCTGCCGCCTCCCCCcaggcccgcgcggccgcgccggcgccgcgacaCCGCTGCCTCACCGGGATGCGCCGCCCCCTAGGGACGCCGCcggcccaccggccgccacctAGGGTTCCTGAGCTGTGAAAGCGTGAGGCGTGAGCGGTGAGAGCGCGTGAGAGGTGAGGCCGTGCCCGTGAGGGAgtcgagggagagggagagggagagatgcAGGCAGTAGGCCGGAGGGAGGGATGGGCTGGCCGCCAAGTGGGCCGGACGCGCTGGGGGGAGGGATGCAGGGAGCCCGGCTGGGAACGCTGAGTTGGCCCAATTTGCTTGGATATAGCTTTGTCTATTTGGTTTTTCCCTATATATACATAGTATACACTATATACTAATTTTTTCTCTCcaaaataatgggtattcaactgaatacccaTGAATAAATGTGGGCCCGCCCCTGGCCGGCTCTCCAGGCGAGGATCCTCCCGTGGGCCGCCTTCGATGCCACGCGCAGCGTAGTACAACTATATGCAATTCTTAGGAGACTGCGATAAATCCTAAATGACAAAAAATAAATATGCACTAGTGTAGTAAAATTATATGCAATTCCAACTTGAAGTGTTGGACTATtaaacttttttaaaaaatatataaaatatttaagTTACATATTGTAATTTAATTCGCTTAGAGCATATTTGTTTCATTCAAACAATACAATAAGGTTTTAAACGCAAATCCTATTTAGATTGGCAACTTAATTGCTTGGGCGCGATTTTAGTTAACTAATCATGCAACTTTTTTTACACATTAGAGTTAGCATGCATGGAGCATAGGAGGGGGCGTGGCCCCCCCGGTgcccttccctccctcccccctcctGCATGGGCGGATTAGGGGCCTATGATTGGGCACAAAGAGCTTCACCTCTCCACTTTTTATATTTCATTTATTAATTAGTATACTAGAAAAATAGCTATTAATTATTTTCTTGTATATAGCAATTGATAATTGAATTGAGAAAACAAAATGTGAGAAAATAGTATATTTATAAAATTAGATTGTCTtactaaaatttttaaaaatattattcTATTAGATCATCCTAACTTAAAATTCTAGATAAGCCACTCCCTCCCCCACCTCTGCCACCTCCCTAACACCCTGCCTTCGGCAGCAGGTGCTAATCCACCAATTCCTTGCCCAATGGTTATCAAACTACCATATATCCCATCCGTGACCCGCGGATTATCGAACGGCCACCTTACAATGGCCGCCTTGCCCCAACCTCCCTCCCGCACTGTAATGAACATGGCACaatttatgtcatttcgagtgattttggtgatcgtatgacaacacaatcaatgggactaatagtTTTGTTGAGTGAACATTTTTAGAttccagggatgaagtaaaaaggccatacaaagcaaatcACGAAGaaggaactcaaagaaacgctgaattggacgagttctactgaaatcagtagcaccggaagaaccgatgccttaagcatcggtgcatctgatggttgtcggaagttccgacgccctggcatcggtgcaagtctgagcaccaaatagagatcaagcgaagaccaagtcaagatagccaggtcaccggttgaaccgacagcgTCAAGTTAGGCACCGGTGCAATCAATGTAccattgtccagagacgatgtcaagcgagcAGAAGCGAAGTCTTcaggaccggttgaaccggtggtgcgtcggagcaaggcgtcggagcaatgacgtcagcaaggggAATGGCTACAAGATTATCaagagtcaccggttgaaccgacaccatTGCATTGGTTCAACCGATGGGTGCCAACTCAGCTGCAGaagtgtcagagaagccaacggctagtttcagcttgtgagtgaccggaagaaccgatgcagaAGCACTGGAAGTTCCAATGCCCACGCAGAAAAGCTgctaacggctacaaacggctagtttgacttggaggcctatatatatgagtttCCCCGGCCATTTTGcttttgctggagtcccaagacatcgtacacacatccaagaacacctccaagccatccaagagcataaagatcaaatccttagtccttagcacaagctttgtgagtgttagtgctaggttagctcttgagtgagtgatcaagcaaggtttagatccttgtgctgtggttttagagtgaaccaaaattgtatcttggtgcgccggccatccttggagttttggtggctcgccggcaagtctacgaccctccggtttggtgtggagcggcgtcgacaactttgtgcgggagacggagacccctccttcgtgggcaatctcccttagtgaagatcgggatcaaggtgaccgtgattgtgttcacggaagagacttgattgccggaagcgatactcttcgtgagtgcttcaacaacgtggacgtagggacgcctttgtggcaatccgaaccaagggataaatcctcgtgtcgagagttcgcttcctctcatccctctttttaagcttccgtatttcatattgcaacttgtgtgccttaactttcatagagtagtatcttgataggattggctataagtggctaaactcttttgggatgagaattttacactaaggtgaaccgtagttgcacatctagatagcttgttttagattaaattttgtgcaaactagtaggagccataggttaagtttTTTTGGgtgtctaattcacccctccccctcttaggctagagcacctgatcactttcaattggtatcaaagctgggactcacttctctcataaagaaagccaattctattggcaaatttgtgtttaccagctcattagatcggtaggcttcaccgcctagtgagttagctcttaggggggaaaggatggatacttttagacccgctccacggttcgacggcacgggcttccaacgatggaagattttaatgcaagtccatctccaagcaacggggttgaatgtttggagagttgtcagtgaaggtgtaaaaaataatggtcaacaagagaagcaacatgatgtcaccgctaaatgcataatcttgtcttctcttagtgataatatatttaatcatttttattcttgtgaaaatactaaagagctatggaagactatcattgagaaccatgagggcatgaaggatgttgccaatgaaagatatcatgttctcgttgataagcttaatagctttaagcaacttgatgatgagaatgccaaATTCATGTACTCACAATTGAATACTCTTGTGAACGAGATTAATTtcttaggtgtgaagcaaattaaagatgtggaactcattcgcaagattcttcactcactccgaagggcAGACTATaatttggtgaccacaattctattTGAGAAAGAGCTCAACAcgttgacaccaaatcaagtcctcaa
This genomic interval from Panicum virgatum strain AP13 chromosome 8K, P.virgatum_v5, whole genome shotgun sequence contains the following:
- the LOC120644466 gene encoding coiled-coil domain-containing protein SCD2-like isoform X1, which produces MDAPRGGARRPAAPSGAGADQRRAAAQQAMARMEEMMLAHAGAAGEFSIILDAPLPSLQQYRRHPAPPSGVPPASSSPFRRGGKDGAGGGRDEVLVPARLRRDGSGHDAALGDAGVSRRGGGADVGARRERRPDGAARERGEEGEEVEAPVRLTGPRSVRRPASRGATPPPRPAEAKRVVAEEEEEEGEEEMPLQLLARGGRSSSATTPADAPPPPQPQAVETAPAATRPSSRRSSREVGVRPVVAEVAANVDSDVESVGRRSSRGSEDGGEDAVALPRPLATIVARDRSRSNSPAISRNGVDSAAVNRPPSTGRSTFAPPIGVNVNPLQAVEMPNGTSRDRRAVYPDPTFAQSTRSRDSHDSSTVTEELEMLKDENVNLLEKLGLAEEKLRQSEARTLELEKQVANLGDGLSMEVKLMKRREEMLVRKEQEIRKALISKNGKSEELAILQQQLQSAREEASAAVKKLQEAETETKDLRTMTRRMILSKEEMEEVVMKRCWLARYWGLAVKYGIYPDISMSKHEYWSSLAPLPFEYVTSAGHRAKNGSEKGSDGLEEVDKLVHDLTVTAGEGNVETMLAVDKGLQELAFLKVEDGVLFALAQHHRSNVAGPADPDIKSSGDEKFTEAFDLSKEEEEDVQFKQAWLIYFWRRAKNHNVEEDIAEERLQMWIDRNGQQPTSHDAVDVEQGLHELRKLGIEQLLWELSRHEVNLTKDDPSDVEDLT
- the LOC120644466 gene encoding coiled-coil domain-containing protein SCD2-like isoform X2 is translated as MDWRRAGSPTYGRRRSPGGGMYSAPASPAHPLGPAPAASPVHPLAARSKARAAAAMAHAMSRQPQGARDGGGGGYDADDSWAADGNGGGRSPLRGAYGYGGRSPLHAAASGGGGVKDKYLGFALPKLGRNGVDSAAVNRPPSTGRSTFAPPIGVNVNPLQAVEMPNGTSRDRRAVYPDPTFAQSTRSRDSHDSSTVTEELEMLKDENVNLLEKLGLAEEKLRQSEARTLELEKQVANLGDGLSMEVKLMKRREEMLVRKEQEIRKALISKNGKSEELAILQQQLQSAREEASAAVKKLQEAETETKDLRTMTRRMILSKEEMEEVVMKRCWLARYWGLAVKYGIYPDISMSKHEYWSSLAPLPFEYVTSAGHRAKNGSEKGSDGLEEVDKLVHDLTVTAGEGNVETMLAVDKGLQELAFLKVEDGVLFALAQHHRSNVAGPADPDIKSSGDEKFTEAFDLSKEEEEDVQFKQAWLIYFWRRAKNHNVEEDIAEERLQMWIDRNGQQPTSHDAVDVEQGLHELRKLGIEQLLWELSRHEVNLTKDDPSDVEDLT